The following is a genomic window from Candidatus Desulfatibia profunda.
TTTATTGCCGCCATCAATTGTTCCTTTCAAAAAGCACCGGACAGCGGGCCAGGTGTCCTGCCCCGTAATCGCACATTTGAGGCAGTTCTTCCCGGCAGACAGGGACGGCATCGGGGCAGCGGGGATGAAACGGGCAGCCCCCGGGCTTGTGGGCCGGATTGGGCACTGCCCCGGGAATGCTGTAAAGCCGTTTTCCCCGTTTTACGCGGCTGGGCAGGGAGGCCAGCAGCCCGCGGGTATAGGGGTGACGGACATCATGGAAAATCTGGGAGGTGTTGCCCTGTTCCGCGATGATGCCGGCATACATGACGTAGACCCGCTCGGCGATGTTGGCCACGACACCCAAGTCGTGGGTGATATAGAGAACCGACATGGAGCGTTCTTTCTGGATGGATCTAAAAAGATCCAAAATCTGAGCCTGTACGGTCACATCCAGGGCGGTGGTGGGTTCGTCGGCGATAATCAGTTCCGGAGCACATGCCAGGGCCATGGCAATCATGACCCGCTGTCTCTGACCGCCGCTGAGCTGGTGGGGATAGTCCTTGAGCCGCTGCCGCGGAGCAGGAAACCCCACATCTTTCAGCAATTGCACACAGCGTTCGTGCAGCGCTTCGACACTGATGTTTTCGTGAATGCTGACGGCTTCGCCGATCTGGTCGCCGATGGTAAAAACCGGATTCAGCGATGTCAGCGGCTCCTGAAAGACCATGGCAATTTGGTTTCCCCGGATCTTGCGCATCTTTTCTTCGTCAAGCCCCAGGAGGTTCTGTCCGTTGAACACGATTCTGCCGCCGGCAATTTCAGCAGGCGGCGTTGCATTGAGCCCTAATATGCTCAGGGCGGAGACGGTCTTGCCGCAGCCGGACTCACCGACGAGACAGACCGTTTCCTGGCGCCGGACCTGGAAACTGACGCCGTCCACGGCCCGGGCAACCCCGTTGCCGGCCCGAAAATACACTTTCAAATCTTCGACACTAAGCAGGGTGTTGTTGGTCATGGGTCATTGATCACTTGTGACTTGGTTGAATTAAACTCAATCAGTTTATTTATAGCGGTTGTCATAAATATGTTCCGATTGAATCCTTTCCTGAAACAAGTATAGCTTGCCGATCTAAACAAAAATTATCCGGCGGCGGAAACGGAACGTTATTTTGACAACCACTATAGTCCCACTTTAAGCGGGACGTTGTATAAAATCGCGAAGCGATTTTATTGTCTTTCCCTTAGCTTGGGATTCAAGATATCTCTGAGACCCTCTCCGAACAAGTTAAAGGAAAGGACAACGACCAAGATGGCGATGCCCGGGATGAAGGTGAGCCAGGGCGCATCGAAGATGAAATTCTTGCCGTCCGCAAGGATGTTCCCCCAGGTGGCGTGGGGCGGCGGCACCCCGAACCCTAAAAAACTCAACCCGGCTTCCGTCAGGATGGCCGAAGCGATGCCGATGGTGGCGGAGACCAGCACCGGTGCGATGGCGTTGGGCATCATG
Proteins encoded in this region:
- a CDS encoding ABC transporter ATP-binding protein, with translation MTNNTLLSVEDLKVYFRAGNGVARAVDGVSFQVRRQETVCLVGESGCGKTVSALSILGLNATPPAEIAGGRIVFNGQNLLGLDEEKMRKIRGNQIAMVFQEPLTSLNPVFTIGDQIGEAVSIHENISVEALHERCVQLLKDVGFPAPRQRLKDYPHQLSGGQRQRVMIAMALACAPELIIADEPTTALDVTVQAQILDLFRSIQKERSMSVLYITHDLGVVANIAERVYVMYAGIIAEQGNTSQIFHDVRHPYTRGLLASLPSRVKRGKRLYSIPGAVPNPAHKPGGCPFHPRCPDAVPVCREELPQMCDYGAGHLARCPVLFERNN